The region AATTCTCGAGACGTTACTAAAAATTATCCGTCTCTTGCGAAAAAACTTTCTTCACTCGGCTTGAAAGGTGCAATTTTCGATGGGGAAGTCGTCGCTTTCGATGCGCGCGGAAACATATCCTTTCAACAGCTGCAGAAGCGGATGAACTTGGTCAACGAACACGACATCGCTCTCGCAGAGAAAGAAATACCCGTCGTTTACTATATTTTCGATTTGCTGTATTGGGATGAATACGATATCCGAGATGCTCCTTGGAAAGAAAGGAGAAAACTGCTCGAAATGGTTTGCCCTAAAGAACAAGACATAAACATCGTGCAAGTATTCGAAGAGGATGGAGAAGCGGCATACGAAGGAGCAATTTCAATGGGGTTGGAAGGAATCGTAGCAAAAAAAATAGATTCTCGATACGAATCCGGTGTTCGCTCTTCGAATTGGCTGAAAATTAAATCTTTTCACAGCGGCGAATTCGTCATTTGCGGATATACGCAAGGAAGAGGAAGTCGCGCGAAATCTTTGGGGGCATTGGTGCTGGGGAAATTCGTGGATGGCGAGCTCGTGCATGTAGGAAACGTAGGCACCGGTTTCGACGAGCCTACCATCGCAGCTCTTATGAACAAATTAGAACCCTTGAAAGACGAATGCCCGTTCAAATCTCCACCTCTTATTACTGAACCCGTAACTTGGGTAAAGCCCGTTTTAGTCGCCGAAGTGAAATACACTCATTACACTGAAGGGGGGGCTCTTCGTTCACCTGTGTTTTTGAGATTGCGTGAAGATATCGAGCCTTCGGAAGCCGTAGCAGAAGAAATCGTAGCGGAGATACCTGAAAAAGAACCCGAGTTAGTCAGCGATAGAGAAATCGAAGAGGTTTTAGAGCAACTCGAAAACAAAAAGCAAGAATTCCGTCTACGCGTAGGAGAATATCAATTCGATGTTACGAACCTGGATAAAGTCCTGTGGCCAAGAGATGGAAAAGAATTTACGAAACGTGATTTCATTATTTATTTGGCGAAAATCGCAAAAGTTATACTTCCACATATAAGAAATCGTCCCTTGACGCTCTCTCGTTACCCTGATGGAATCTACGGAGAGACTTTTTATCAGAAGCATTGGGAATTCGATTTACCGCCTTTCGTAGAAACCGTCAAGATATTTTCCTCTCATCGTGAAGGGGCATTGGAATATTTGTTGGCGAATAACCTCGCTTCGCTTTTGTGGTTGGGTCAGTTAGCGAATTTGGAAATTCATACATGGTATTCGCGCATAAAAACAAAAGAAGACGAACCCCATGGCGCGGATTATTGGAGTTCTAAAGAAGCATTAAAACAATCTTCTTTGAATTATCCTGATTTTATGGTTTTCGATTTAGACCCTTATATCGAATCCGACGTGACGGAAAAAGAGAAAAAAGTTACGATAAGCAAAGAAGCGTTT is a window of Fimbriimonadales bacterium DNA encoding:
- the ligD gene encoding non-homologous end-joining DNA ligase gives rise to the protein MLEEYSKKRKFDKTKEPKPRAEPSAKGELTFVVQKHNARRLHYDFRLEWDGVLKSWAVPKGPSLNPKEKRLAVLVEDHPLDYANFEGSIPEGEYGAGEVIVWDKGTYYPDEGGIPKSRKEAEQRMREGFEKGKLSFTLKGHKLRGSWALVRMRKSNEWLLIKHKDEFASEEDILEKDESVISGLRIEDIQAGKDPIPLLEKIKGAKQKPFIWNLKPMLAHIAEKPFSHPDWVFEPKLDGLRILAFVQGEKVILRSRNSRDVTKNYPSLAKKLSSLGLKGAIFDGEVVAFDARGNISFQQLQKRMNLVNEHDIALAEKEIPVVYYIFDLLYWDEYDIRDAPWKERRKLLEMVCPKEQDINIVQVFEEDGEAAYEGAISMGLEGIVAKKIDSRYESGVRSSNWLKIKSFHSGEFVICGYTQGRGSRAKSLGALVLGKFVDGELVHVGNVGTGFDEPTIAALMNKLEPLKDECPFKSPPLITEPVTWVKPVLVAEVKYTHYTEGGALRSPVFLRLREDIEPSEAVAEEIVAEIPEKEPELVSDREIEEVLEQLENKKQEFRLRVGEYQFDVTNLDKVLWPRDGKEFTKRDFIIYLAKIAKVILPHIRNRPLTLSRYPDGIYGETFYQKHWEFDLPPFVETVKIFSSHREGALEYLLANNLASLLWLGQLANLEIHTWYSRIKTKEDEPHGADYWSSKEALKQSSLNYPDFMVFDLDPYIESDVTEKEKKVTISKEAFQKLCDVAFWLKEELEGISLKPYVKTSGKRGVHIFVPIVRNLSFEETRNACESVALFLLKKHPKEITTEYAIERRAGKVFIDYNQNARGKTLASVYSPRAYAGAPVSVPVLWEELRSIHPLDFDIETTIERVKENGDVWEDILRKPTDLREVLNL